Proteins co-encoded in one Synergistaceae bacterium genomic window:
- a CDS encoding 2-oxo acid dehydrogenase subunit E2, whose product MASPVIMPKLGLTMNRGTVSRWGAGEGEPVRKGDLLMVVATDKLTFDVEAPEDGVLLKILVPEGGEAPVGAVIAYIGAEGEVPPDVAASPLPPSHEPVPSPAPAPVAVVPAGDFVRATPLARKIARERGLDLARIEGTGPGGRRLRRDVEAAARAKASPVAARMAADLGLDLASVRADGRVMKQDVIRAATERLPAGDVEVPLTPMRRVIAERMSLSSSTIPSVTYHVDADFTELSAARESLREEAARSGVKISFNHLLMKICAVALTEFPMANSSFGADSITMHGNVNIGLAVSVEGGLLVPNVKSAQDKGLLQIALETEELVRGAREGTLPLDSVQGGTFTLTNLGMFGTSGFTPLINPPEACILGLNAVVDRPVAIGGEVVVRPMTTLSLSADHRILDGAEAALFLARIRELVENPWLLLLK is encoded by the coding sequence ATGGCTTCACCAGTGATTATGCCCAAGCTAGGGCTGACAATGAACAGAGGAACCGTCTCCAGGTGGGGCGCGGGGGAGGGAGAGCCGGTCCGGAAGGGGGACCTCCTGATGGTGGTCGCCACGGACAAGCTCACCTTCGACGTGGAGGCGCCGGAGGACGGGGTCCTGCTGAAGATTCTCGTCCCGGAGGGAGGGGAGGCCCCGGTCGGCGCCGTGATCGCGTACATCGGCGCCGAGGGGGAGGTGCCGCCGGATGTCGCTGCCTCGCCCCTTCCGCCCTCGCATGAGCCGGTGCCCTCGCCCGCTCCCGCCCCCGTTGCCGTCGTGCCCGCCGGTGACTTCGTGCGGGCAACCCCCCTGGCCCGCAAAATCGCCCGCGAGAGGGGCCTGGACCTTGCTCGAATCGAGGGCACGGGCCCCGGTGGAAGACGCCTCCGCAGGGATGTCGAGGCCGCGGCTCGTGCGAAGGCAAGCCCCGTCGCGGCGAGGATGGCGGCGGACCTGGGGCTCGACCTGGCCTCCGTGAGAGCGGACGGGCGAGTCATGAAGCAGGACGTGATCCGTGCGGCGACCGAGCGGCTCCCCGCAGGCGACGTCGAGGTCCCCCTGACCCCTATGCGGAGGGTTATAGCGGAGAGGATGAGTTTGAGCAGCTCCACCATCCCGTCCGTCACCTACCACGTGGACGCCGACTTCACGGAACTGTCGGCCGCCAGGGAGAGTCTGCGGGAGGAGGCCGCCCGGTCAGGGGTAAAAATCTCCTTCAACCACCTGCTGATGAAGATCTGCGCCGTGGCACTGACCGAGTTCCCCATGGCGAACTCATCCTTCGGAGCGGACTCGATCACCATGCACGGGAACGTGAACATAGGTCTGGCCGTGTCGGTCGAGGGAGGGCTGCTGGTCCCCAACGTCAAATCCGCCCAGGACAAGGGGCTGCTCCAGATCGCCCTAGAGACGGAGGAGCTCGTGAGAGGGGCCAGGGAGGGAACCCTGCCGCTCGATTCGGTGCAGGGTGGAACCTTCACCCTCACCAATCTGGGCATGTTCGGCACGAGCGGTTTCACCCCTTTGATAAACCCGCCGGAGGCCTGCATCCTGGGGCTGAACGCCGTGGTCGACAGGCCGGTGGCCATAGGAGGCGAGGTAGTGGTGCGTCCGATGACGACCCTGTCCCTGTCGGCGGACCACAGGATCCTCGACGGAGCGGAGGCCGCGCTCTTCCTGGCGCGCATCAGGGAGCTGGTCGAGAACCCGTGGCTCCTGCTGCTGAAATGA
- the lpdA gene encoding dihydrolipoyl dehydrogenase: protein MSAKRVAVIGAGPGGYVAAIRAAQLGADVTVVERGAVGGVCLNVGCIPTKAMLHAAELYDLAREGAAFGVVAKGVALDWGALMERKRAVVDQLVAGVRTLLDSNRVRLIEGEASFETPRELSVRREDGSRESVAADAVIVATGSAPVIPPLPGIDVGGVITSTEALSLESPPKSVVVLGGGVIGLEFASLFSSLGASVSVVEMLPEILPTMDEEIAGILREALARRGVAFHLGSRVSEVARSGGDLIVRVETPSGPTVLRAEKLLVAAGRRPVSEGLGLERIGVATESGRIKVDSRMRTGVEGVYAVGDCASRIMLAHVASREGEVAAENIMGASVVMDYKTVPSVVYTSPEAASAGMSEEEARRSGLSVRVGRFPMSANGRSLIANQGDGMVKYVVDERYDEIVGVHMVGPGASELVAQSSLALRLECTVDELITTIHAHPTVSEAMREAAAATRGTAVNLPARG, encoded by the coding sequence ATGAGCGCAAAGAGGGTTGCGGTGATAGGAGCCGGCCCCGGCGGATACGTCGCCGCCATACGGGCCGCGCAGCTTGGCGCGGACGTGACGGTGGTGGAGAGGGGAGCGGTCGGCGGAGTATGCCTGAACGTCGGTTGCATCCCGACCAAGGCGATGCTGCACGCGGCGGAGCTGTACGACCTGGCCCGGGAGGGCGCGGCCTTCGGGGTCGTCGCCAAGGGGGTCGCGCTGGACTGGGGGGCCCTAATGGAGCGGAAGAGGGCCGTGGTCGACCAGCTTGTTGCAGGTGTGCGAACCCTGCTGGACAGCAACCGCGTCAGGCTGATCGAGGGAGAGGCGTCGTTCGAGACGCCGAGAGAACTGTCGGTGCGCAGGGAAGACGGCAGCAGGGAGAGTGTGGCCGCCGATGCGGTGATAGTGGCGACCGGGTCCGCCCCGGTGATCCCGCCCCTGCCCGGCATCGACGTCGGGGGAGTGATCACCAGCACCGAGGCCCTGTCGCTGGAGTCGCCCCCCAAGTCAGTCGTGGTGCTGGGGGGCGGGGTCATAGGGCTCGAGTTCGCGTCCCTCTTCTCCTCCCTGGGCGCGAGCGTCTCCGTCGTCGAGATGCTACCTGAGATACTGCCGACGATGGACGAAGAGATCGCCGGGATACTGAGGGAAGCGCTGGCCAGGAGGGGAGTGGCCTTCCACCTGGGCTCGAGGGTTTCCGAGGTCGCCAGGAGCGGAGGAGACCTGATCGTGCGAGTGGAGACTCCGTCCGGCCCGACAGTCCTGAGAGCCGAGAAGCTGCTGGTCGCGGCGGGCAGGCGCCCTGTATCGGAGGGGCTCGGTCTCGAGCGGATCGGCGTCGCGACGGAGAGCGGAAGGATCAAGGTGGACTCGCGCATGAGGACCGGGGTCGAGGGGGTGTACGCCGTGGGCGACTGCGCCTCCCGCATAATGCTGGCCCACGTAGCCTCCCGCGAGGGGGAGGTGGCGGCGGAGAACATCATGGGTGCCTCCGTTGTCATGGACTACAAGACCGTGCCGAGCGTCGTCTACACGAGCCCGGAGGCGGCCTCCGCAGGCATGTCGGAGGAGGAGGCCCGTCGCTCCGGCCTTAGCGTGAGGGTCGGCCGATTCCCGATGTCCGCCAACGGCAGGAGCCTCATCGCGAACCAGGGCGACGGGATGGTGAAGTACGTGGTGGACGAGAGGTACGATGAGATAGTCGGCGTCCACATGGTGGGGCCGGGCGCGTCCGAGCTCGTCGCCCAGTCCAGCCTGGCACTGAGGCTCGAGTGCACGGTAGACGAGCTGATCACCACGATCCACGCCCATCCGACCGTGAGCGAGGCGATGCGCGAGGCAGCGGCAGCGACGAGGGGTACGGCGGTGAACCTGCCCGCTCGGGGGTGA